The sequence GCAAGACCTCATGGAACTGGGCGAAAGCCTTACCCGTCATGTGATCGAACACGCCCTCGCCCACTGCGAATCCGACCTCAAACTCTTTGACAGCTTTGTGGACAAGGGCCTCATTGAGCGCCTCAAGGGCATGGTGGCTGCGCCCTTTGCCCGCGTTTCGTACACGGAAGCCGTGGAAATTTTGCAAAAATGCGGCAAGGAATTTGCCTTCCCTGTTTCATTCGGCACAGACCTTCAAACCGAGCACGAACGCTATCTGGCTGAAGAGCATTTTAAAAAGCCTGTGGCTGTGTATGATTACCCCAAGGAAATCAAAGCATTCTACATGCGCCAGAACGACGACGGCAAAACCGTTGCCGCTATGGACATGCTGGTGCCGCGCATCGGCGAACTCATCGGCGGCTCGCAGCGCGAGGAGCGCCTTGACCGTCTGACCGCCCGCATCAAGGAGCTCGGCCAGAATCCGGAAGATTACTGGTGGTACATGGATCTGCGCCGTTTCGGCACAGCGCCCCATGCCGGTTTCGGCCTTGGCTTCGAGCGTTTGCTTATGCTGCTGACCGGTATCACCAACATCCGCGACGTCATTGCCTTCCCCCGTACACCGGGCAATCTGGAATTCTAGAACGATTCCGGCAGCCTCCCTTTTGGCCAGCCTGTTGCGAAAGCAGCGGGCTGGCTTTTTTCAATCCGCCAGTACCGCCCAACCGCAAAAAGCGCAAAAAAGCCCGAGGCAGCGCCGTAGCGGGGCCGTCATGCCCTTCACATTTGCCTTTTTGCCGGGTATAGTACGCGCTCACCTTTTTGGAGGCATCGAGCCGCCGCCCATCGCCCAAGGAGAGCGAAATACCATGAGCAAGAAGCTGACTGTAGCCGTTGTAGGCGCCACAGGCGCCGTAGGCCGTGAAATGCTCAAGACCCTGCACGAAAGGGACTTTCCCGCCACCGAAATCCGCGCTTTTGCGTCCGCCCGTTCTGCGGGCACCAAGGTGCCGTATGGCGGCAAAGAGCTGACCGTGCAAGAGCTTAAAGAAGATGTCTTTGAGGGCATTGATTTGGCCATTTTTTCCGCCGGCGGCAGCACTTCGCAAAAATTTGCCCCGCATGCGGCCAAGGCTGGCTGCGTGGTGGTGGACAATTCCGCTGCATGGCGCATGGACGACCGCTGCCCCCTGGTGGTGCCGGAAGTCAACGCCCACGCCCTTGAAGGCCACAACGGCATCATTGCCAACCCCAACTGCTCCACCATCCAGATGCTGGTGGTGCTCAAGCCCCTGCACGACGCAGCCAAGATCAAGCGCGTTGTAGTTTCCACCTATCAGGCGGTTTCCGGCACAGGGCAGAAGGGTATTGAAGAACTGGAACGCCAGGTGCGCGACCTCTTTAATGGCCGCGAGACGGAATGCAATACCTATCCCTACCGCATTGCCTTTAACGCACTGCCGCACATCGATGTCTTCCTTGATAACGACTACACCAAGGAAGAAATGAAGATGGTTCATGAAACCGTCAAAATATTTGAAGATCCTTCGGTCAAGGTTACGGCCACCTGTGTGCGCGTGCCGGTGTTTTACTGCCACGCCGAATCGGTGAACATTGAAACCGAAAAGAAGCTCACAGCCAAGGATGCCCGCGTCATGCTTTCGCAGGCTCCCGGCGTGCGCGTTGTCGATAATCCCCGCGAACTTATGTACCCCATGCCCTCCTACTGCGTGGGCGAGGATGAAACCTACGTGGGCCGCATCCGCGAGGACGAAACCATTGAAAACGGCCTGAACCTCTGGATTGTGGCCGACAACGTGCGCAAAGGCGCAGCCCTCAACGCCGTGCAGATCGGCGAAGAACTGATCAAGCGCGACCTGCTGCGCGTGACCGACAAAAACGTGTTCCTGAAGTAATTGCCTGCGGGCGCGCGGGTTTCGCAGACCCGCGCGTCCGCGCGCTTTGGAGGCCTTTGCGGTGCAAGCTGTAGACGCTGAAACATATCTCAAGGCCCTGCTTTCCGCACCCCGGCCAGGGGCGGAGCAGGTTCTCGCTTTTTATGACCACCGGGTGGGGCATATCT is a genomic window of uncultured Desulfovibrio sp. containing:
- a CDS encoding aspartate-semialdehyde dehydrogenase, yielding MSKKLTVAVVGATGAVGREMLKTLHERDFPATEIRAFASARSAGTKVPYGGKELTVQELKEDVFEGIDLAIFSAGGSTSQKFAPHAAKAGCVVVDNSAAWRMDDRCPLVVPEVNAHALEGHNGIIANPNCSTIQMLVVLKPLHDAAKIKRVVVSTYQAVSGTGQKGIEELERQVRDLFNGRETECNTYPYRIAFNALPHIDVFLDNDYTKEEMKMVHETVKIFEDPSVKVTATCVRVPVFYCHAESVNIETEKKLTAKDARVMLSQAPGVRVVDNPRELMYPMPSYCVGEDETYVGRIREDETIENGLNLWIVADNVRKGAALNAVQIGEELIKRDLLRVTDKNVFLK